In Haloarcula hispanica ATCC 33960, one DNA window encodes the following:
- a CDS encoding ABC transporter ATP-binding protein, with amino-acid sequence MSQDNSNSDGIATVNDTAAGSQSSHRDRPLVGDDVVLSYSGTDEPVIDGESITAEPGAVTALVGPNGSGKSTLLKGLANQLEPEAGSVLLDGQDIQTLETKAIARKLGLLSQESTSPNSISVEDLVYHGRYPHRGFFDSVTEEDEAAVERAIDLAGCGHLCEREVGSLSGGQKQLAWIAMVLAQDTDVLLLDEPTTFLDLHHQLEVMEIIETLRDESDITIVVVLHDIEQAARLADRMVALKDGEIQARGRPEAVVTEQLLADVFEIEAEVSATPHGPRVNPIRARHDGDERTAGDDSAEPDRAEEVVAE; translated from the coding sequence ATGTCACAGGACAACTCCAACTCGGACGGTATCGCTACGGTCAATGACACCGCTGCTGGGTCCCAGTCCAGTCACCGGGACCGGCCGCTGGTCGGCGACGATGTGGTGCTTTCGTACTCCGGGACGGATGAACCGGTCATCGACGGTGAATCGATCACCGCCGAACCCGGGGCCGTGACTGCGCTCGTCGGCCCGAACGGGTCGGGCAAGAGCACGCTGCTGAAAGGCCTCGCCAACCAGCTCGAACCGGAAGCCGGATCGGTACTGCTGGACGGGCAAGACATCCAGACACTGGAGACCAAAGCGATCGCTCGGAAGCTCGGCCTGCTCTCTCAGGAGAGTACGTCGCCAAACAGCATCTCGGTCGAGGATCTGGTGTACCACGGTCGGTACCCACACCGGGGGTTCTTCGACAGTGTCACCGAGGAAGACGAGGCCGCCGTCGAGCGGGCGATTGACCTGGCCGGCTGCGGCCATCTCTGTGAACGTGAAGTCGGTAGCCTCAGTGGTGGCCAGAAACAGCTCGCCTGGATCGCGATGGTCCTCGCACAGGACACCGACGTGCTGTTGCTCGATGAACCGACGACGTTCCTCGATCTCCACCACCAGCTTGAGGTGATGGAGATCATCGAAACACTCCGGGACGAGAGCGACATTACCATCGTGGTCGTCCTGCACGACATCGAGCAGGCGGCCCGTCTCGCCGACCGGATGGTCGCACTCAAAGACGGCGAGATACAGGCCCGGGGACGACCCGAGGCTGTCGTCACGGAACAACTCCTCGCGGACGTTTTCGAAATCGAGGCAGAGGTCTCGGCTACGCCACACGGGCCGCGCGTGAATCCAATCCGTGCCCGCCACGACGGCGACGAACGCACTGCTGGTGACGATAGTGCCGAACCGGATCGCGCCGAGGAGGTCGTGGCCGAATAG
- a CDS encoding FecCD family ABC transporter permease — translation MVSETRGATDVLSRARTWLDTLDGSLFGLCVASVAVAFGAGLLQVSFGAYSMTILEAWQAVFDPKVWFSVQAWQSFFFGAELPELPKRTLIVWNIRMPRVIVAVLAGMCLAVSGAIFQAVTRNELASPFILGVSSGAGLTVLLTLVLFSSLAPFLPLFAAVGGSIAFLLVYMIAWQGGTSPVRLVLAGVIVNMVFTSLQRGLFFFADDLGVVQSALAWITGSLTGVGWEEFRIAVIPTLAATLLALAGARQLNLLLLGEETASSLGMSVERVRFMLSAVAILAASTAISVAGIIGFFGLVVPHIVRLIVGSDYRRLLIGCVFVGPALMVVADVGARLALSPAQVPVGVVTGVVGGPYFLYLMRRQEQMGEI, via the coding sequence ATGGTCAGCGAGACACGGGGGGCCACCGACGTGTTGTCACGGGCCAGGACCTGGCTCGACACTCTCGATGGGTCCCTGTTCGGGCTATGTGTCGCGAGCGTTGCCGTCGCCTTCGGGGCCGGTCTCCTTCAGGTGAGCTTCGGGGCGTATTCGATGACCATCCTCGAGGCGTGGCAGGCCGTGTTCGACCCGAAGGTGTGGTTCAGTGTTCAGGCGTGGCAGTCGTTTTTCTTCGGGGCCGAGCTTCCCGAACTGCCGAAACGGACGCTCATCGTGTGGAACATTCGGATGCCGCGGGTAATCGTCGCCGTGCTTGCGGGGATGTGTCTCGCCGTTTCCGGGGCGATATTCCAGGCCGTCACGAGAAACGAACTGGCGAGCCCGTTCATACTGGGCGTGAGTTCCGGGGCGGGGCTCACCGTACTGCTGACCCTCGTTCTGTTCAGCAGTCTCGCTCCGTTCCTCCCGCTGTTTGCCGCGGTCGGTGGCTCCATCGCGTTCCTGCTCGTGTACATGATCGCGTGGCAGGGCGGAACGAGCCCGGTCAGACTGGTCCTTGCTGGTGTCATCGTCAACATGGTGTTTACCTCCCTCCAGCGGGGGCTGTTCTTCTTCGCCGACGACCTGGGCGTTGTCCAGTCGGCGCTGGCCTGGATTACCGGGTCGCTAACGGGCGTCGGCTGGGAGGAGTTTCGCATCGCTGTCATCCCGACGCTGGCCGCGACGCTCCTCGCGCTGGCGGGCGCACGACAGCTGAACCTCCTCCTGCTCGGAGAAGAGACCGCGAGTTCGCTCGGGATGAGTGTCGAGCGGGTCCGGTTCATGCTGTCCGCGGTTGCCATTCTGGCGGCCAGTACGGCAATCTCCGTTGCGGGGATCATCGGGTTCTTCGGCCTCGTGGTCCCCCACATCGTCAGACTCATCGTCGGGAGCGACTACCGCCGGCTCCTCATCGGCTGCGTGTTCGTCGGGCCGGCGTTGATGGTCGTTGCGGACGTTGGTGCACGGCTGGCCCTGAGCCCCGCACAGGTTCCAGTCGGCGTCGTCACTGGCGTCGTCGGCGGGCCGTACTTCCTCTACCTGATGCGGCGACAGGAACAGATGGGTGAGATCTAA
- a CDS encoding NAD(P)/FAD-dependent oxidoreductase — translation MVAVGNRTGTTFDRDVIIVGGGPAGCSAGVFTARADLDTAVYDRGRSSLKRCAYLENYLGFPAGIDVETLYDRIQDHAETAGCTVVSQLVESLDRTDDGEGFVVETQDGETATTRRVIAATRYDGEYMRGLDDDAAMFETYEHDGEEHEAFDNTYADADGTTPVPGLYVASPSEAADMQAIIAAGRGARVARRVIADTRIDDGWWESVADGVDWVRRRAELDDEWTERSTWVEYFDDRYAEDAPVEPGSDRFQRVRKAALDERRSSYITSDEIADRTETGQEALAGYLDPTAVVSWLDQTAVLDAIDDETIRDYLGASDGLAEVGE, via the coding sequence ATGGTGGCAGTGGGGAACCGGACGGGGACGACGTTCGACCGCGATGTCATCATCGTCGGGGGCGGTCCAGCCGGCTGTTCGGCGGGCGTGTTCACGGCCAGAGCGGACCTCGATACGGCCGTCTACGACCGCGGCCGCTCGTCGCTCAAGCGCTGTGCCTACCTCGAAAACTACCTCGGTTTCCCGGCCGGTATCGACGTCGAGACGCTGTACGACCGCATTCAGGACCATGCCGAAACTGCCGGTTGTACCGTCGTCTCCCAGCTAGTCGAATCGCTCGACAGAACTGACGACGGGGAGGGCTTCGTCGTCGAAACGCAGGACGGGGAAACCGCCACGACTCGCCGTGTCATCGCGGCGACTCGCTACGACGGCGAGTATATGCGCGGTCTTGACGACGACGCGGCGATGTTCGAGACGTACGAACATGACGGCGAGGAACACGAAGCCTTCGACAACACGTACGCCGACGCCGACGGCACGACACCGGTTCCGGGTCTCTACGTTGCCTCACCGTCCGAGGCGGCGGACATGCAGGCGATCATTGCGGCCGGCCGGGGCGCACGGGTCGCACGTCGGGTGATCGCGGATACGAGAATCGACGACGGCTGGTGGGAGTCTGTCGCTGATGGAGTGGACTGGGTCCGACGGAGGGCTGAACTCGACGACGAATGGACCGAACGATCGACCTGGGTCGAATATTTCGACGACCGGTACGCCGAGGACGCCCCCGTCGAACCGGGGTCGGACCGCTTCCAGCGGGTCCGTAAGGCGGCTCTTGATGAACGGCGCTCGTCGTATATAACATCCGACGAGATAGCTGATCGAACGGAAACAGGGCAAGAAGCACTGGCAGGCTATCTGGACCCCACGGCGGTCGTTTCGTGGCTCGACCAGACCGCCGTTCTCGATGCAATAGATGACGAAACGATCCGGGACTACCTCGGCGCGAGCGACGGACTCGCGGAGGTGGGCGAGTAA
- a CDS encoding carotenoid oxygenase family protein, which translates to MAPHPGFHSLHDETTASIPVTGGLPDWLRGSLIRNGPGAFSFPNGSSVDHWFDGFAMLYRFTFDPDGDAVHYRNRFLRTDAYEAATSGEFEGGFATGETTLRSRLATFLTDPYDNTNIIAERFGREYVALTESPRKVRFDPNTLETTGHIEHDDGVPTGQLSCAHVKRDPTSGVLVNVDTAFGRTSQYHVTAMTPDGTRRHVGSVDTDQPSYMHSFALTPRYVVLTEFPLRLDPRRFLKPGRQAPFIEQFEWEPDRGTRIIVMDRTTGTVVAEPVIDAVFGFHHVNAFERDGGRELVFDLETVPDATTIDSLYLDNLRAGEMGAIVGRIERFTVDLGTGSGAPRYGDVDAAVSREMLYPDGSALPTVSPARWCRPHRYVYAMGMDTPVTEWARRVLKLDTDTGAVETFDDGGDYFGEPVFVSAPNGDAEDDGVVLVVALDADADRSRLLVLDGQTFTERARATLPHAAPFDFHGRYFPELRVAADD; encoded by the coding sequence ATGGCTCCCCATCCCGGGTTCCACTCGCTACACGACGAAACAACGGCATCGATCCCCGTGACCGGTGGCCTCCCGGACTGGCTCCGTGGCAGTCTCATCCGGAACGGCCCCGGCGCGTTTTCCTTCCCAAATGGAAGCAGTGTCGACCACTGGTTCGACGGGTTCGCGATGCTGTACCGGTTCACCTTCGACCCGGATGGTGACGCCGTTCACTATCGGAACCGCTTCCTCCGAACGGATGCGTACGAAGCGGCGACGAGTGGCGAGTTCGAGGGCGGCTTCGCGACCGGCGAGACGACGCTTCGCTCGCGGCTGGCGACGTTTCTGACAGACCCCTACGACAACACGAACATCATCGCTGAGCGGTTCGGCCGCGAGTACGTCGCACTGACTGAATCGCCCCGGAAGGTGCGTTTCGACCCGAACACGCTCGAAACGACGGGTCACATCGAACACGACGACGGCGTCCCGACCGGCCAGCTCTCCTGTGCCCACGTCAAACGCGACCCGACGAGCGGCGTCCTCGTCAACGTCGACACGGCGTTCGGACGGACCAGCCAGTACCACGTCACTGCCATGACGCCGGACGGGACCCGGCGACACGTCGGGAGCGTCGACACCGACCAGCCGTCGTACATGCACAGCTTCGCGCTCACGCCCCGGTACGTCGTATTGACGGAGTTCCCGCTCCGACTCGACCCGCGACGGTTTCTCAAGCCCGGCCGGCAGGCACCGTTTATCGAGCAGTTCGAGTGGGAACCAGACCGCGGAACCCGAATCATCGTCATGGACCGGACTACGGGAACCGTCGTCGCTGAGCCGGTCATCGACGCCGTGTTCGGCTTTCACCACGTCAACGCGTTCGAGCGAGATGGGGGCAGAGAACTGGTGTTCGACCTCGAAACAGTACCCGACGCGACGACCATCGACTCGCTATATCTGGACAACCTTCGTGCAGGCGAGATGGGCGCTATCGTCGGCCGCATCGAGCGGTTCACTGTGGACCTCGGTACCGGAAGCGGTGCCCCTCGCTACGGCGACGTCGACGCGGCGGTGTCACGCGAGATGTTGTACCCGGACGGCAGTGCGCTGCCGACCGTCTCACCGGCTCGCTGGTGTCGTCCGCACCGGTACGTGTACGCGATGGGGATGGATACTCCCGTCACCGAGTGGGCCCGTCGCGTCCTGAAACTCGACACGGACACGGGCGCTGTCGAGACGTTCGACGATGGCGGGGACTACTTCGGTGAGCCGGTGTTCGTCTCTGCACCGAACGGCGACGCCGAGGATGACGGCGTGGTGTTAGTCGTTGCGCTGGACGCGGACGCCGACCGGTCCCGGCTACTCGTCCTCGACGGTCAGACGTTTACGGAGCGCGCCCGGGCAACGCTCCCCCACGCCGCCCCGTTCGATTTCCACGGTCGATACTTCCCCGAGCTCAGGGTGGCGGCCGACGACTGA
- a CDS encoding DMT family transporter gives MTRSTRHIGLLFAALALIWGLSFVAIKTGLEGVPPVLLAAVRHDIAAVVLLGYALWRGRSLRPQTRDDWSLILIGGTVLIGAHFALLFLGQQYVPSSFGAILLSLTPVVTPAFASTLIPSYRARPHELIGTVCGFIGVVIIANPTPGAVGGRLLGVALLISSAVAFAVGAVLTERYTSSLPLVSLQAWMTLLGAGILHAVSAGLPSERLGTVTVGLEQLAAIAYLGIVASAIGFLLYFRLISTVGAAETSLVSYVVPAVTAISGWLLLGETLGPVTVTGFAVIVVGFAWVKADVLRSLRRRHTGSPPHRTQAPRDDCVVVSGNAYSTQD, from the coding sequence ATGACACGCTCGACACGACATATTGGCTTGCTGTTTGCTGCGCTCGCACTCATCTGGGGACTTTCCTTTGTGGCGATCAAGACTGGTCTCGAAGGCGTTCCGCCGGTGCTGCTGGCAGCTGTCCGACACGACATCGCTGCAGTTGTACTGCTCGGTTATGCTCTCTGGCGCGGCCGGTCACTGCGCCCACAGACCCGCGATGACTGGTCACTGATTCTCATCGGCGGCACCGTCCTCATCGGCGCACACTTCGCGCTCCTGTTTCTCGGACAGCAGTACGTCCCGAGTTCCTTCGGCGCGATCCTGCTTAGTCTCACGCCGGTTGTGACGCCAGCGTTCGCATCGACGCTGATACCGAGCTACAGGGCCCGTCCGCACGAACTCATCGGTACCGTCTGTGGATTCATCGGCGTGGTTATCATCGCAAATCCCACGCCGGGAGCGGTCGGCGGCCGACTGCTTGGCGTCGCCCTGCTCATCAGTTCGGCTGTGGCCTTCGCCGTCGGGGCAGTCCTGACCGAACGCTACACCAGTTCGCTCCCGCTTGTGAGTCTGCAGGCCTGGATGACCCTGCTCGGGGCGGGCATCCTGCACGCCGTCAGCGCGGGGCTGCCCTCGGAACGGCTCGGAACAGTCACAGTCGGGCTCGAACAGCTAGCGGCAATCGCGTACCTCGGCATCGTCGCCAGCGCGATTGGGTTCCTCCTTTACTTCCGGCTGATCAGCACAGTCGGGGCCGCTGAAACCAGCCTGGTCTCCTACGTGGTTCCGGCAGTGACGGCCATCAGCGGCTGGCTCCTGCTCGGTGAAACACTCGGCCCGGTTACCGTCACCGGCTTCGCCGTCATCGTGGTCGGCTTCGCGTGGGTGAAAGCCGACGTGCTTCGGTCGTTACGCCGCCGTCACACTGGTTCGCCGCCCCATCGAACACAGGCTCCACGGGACGACTGCGTCGTCGTCAGCGGAAACGCGTACTCGACGCAGGACTGA
- a CDS encoding DUF7571 family protein has protein sequence MQLCQNCQAAIDEYLLDKQLEPLRDLTVDDFNLCADCVTVVADACVECDGAVYVPRSETAVPDCCPACRSEHIDETGTDPGWHFDTMST, from the coding sequence ATGCAACTGTGCCAAAACTGTCAGGCGGCTATCGACGAGTACCTCTTGGACAAACAACTCGAACCCCTGCGAGACCTCACAGTCGACGACTTCAATCTCTGTGCGGACTGCGTGACCGTCGTTGCGGACGCCTGTGTGGAGTGTGACGGCGCGGTGTACGTCCCCCGGTCCGAAACCGCTGTCCCCGACTGCTGTCCGGCGTGCCGGTCCGAGCACATCGACGAAACCGGGACTGACCCGGGCTGGCACTTCGACACGATGTCGACCTGA
- a CDS encoding class I SAM-dependent methyltransferase, with amino-acid sequence MDPDDVRDDWASRSGKFSPAYYAELGPNEVSETLVNVLDHYVHDDARIIELGCGSGRHLAHLQTNGYGNLTGIDINDESFDVMAEHYPRLADSGTFHTGALEDIVTEFEDDAFDVVYSVETLQHIHPDDAWVFEEIARIAGDLLVIAENEGNSPQRGREDTDVSYVDDDFPLYHRNWKQVFSELGFAQLIREPTSRDTIRVFRAP; translated from the coding sequence ATGGACCCGGACGACGTTCGCGACGACTGGGCCTCCCGCTCCGGGAAGTTCTCGCCGGCGTACTACGCTGAACTCGGACCGAACGAAGTGAGTGAGACGCTGGTCAACGTGCTCGACCACTACGTCCACGATGACGCCCGGATCATCGAACTGGGGTGTGGCTCGGGCCGCCATCTGGCACACCTCCAGACCAACGGGTACGGGAACCTCACTGGTATCGACATCAACGACGAATCCTTCGACGTGATGGCCGAACACTACCCTCGGCTCGCGGATTCGGGGACATTCCACACCGGAGCGCTTGAGGACATCGTTACCGAGTTCGAGGATGACGCCTTCGATGTCGTCTACTCGGTCGAGACGCTCCAGCACATTCACCCCGACGACGCGTGGGTGTTCGAGGAGATCGCTCGCATCGCAGGGGACCTCCTCGTAATCGCCGAAAACGAGGGCAACAGTCCCCAACGTGGACGCGAAGACACTGACGTGAGCTACGTCGACGACGACTTCCCGCTGTATCACCGCAACTGGAAGCAAGTATTTTCAGAACTAGGGTTCGCACAACTCATTCGGGAACCGACGTCTCGGGACACCATTCGCGTGTTCCGTGCGCCGTAG
- a CDS encoding SHOCT domain-containing protein, protein MLPPTTALLQHGPMGPHGGATGMGMASGGWWLLLAAFIIAVVAIGVLLYVQLQREATAEPDSLETLKQQYASGEIDEAELETRADRLLQHES, encoded by the coding sequence ATGCTACCGCCAACAACTGCGCTACTCCAGCACGGACCGATGGGACCCCACGGTGGGGCGACGGGCATGGGCATGGCCTCAGGCGGCTGGTGGCTGCTGCTCGCAGCGTTCATCATCGCTGTTGTGGCGATCGGTGTCCTGCTGTACGTGCAGTTACAGCGCGAGGCGACCGCTGAACCGGATTCACTCGAGACCCTCAAACAGCAGTACGCGTCGGGCGAGATCGACGAGGCGGAGCTTGAAACACGGGCCGACCGGTTGCTCCAGCACGAGTCATAG
- a CDS encoding pyridoxamine 5'-phosphate oxidase family protein has protein sequence MRELRDETVVDVLTDNGIGVLALSSPMEAAPYPVPVAFGYDPATDSLAFHLSESDESQKHRYLTADATVGFTVYEETEPKSVWRSVVVTGELVEATYDEVEPALASLASNTQFAPNPVSWDDTSTTTPYELRIDDWYGREFRVG, from the coding sequence ATGCGAGAATTACGTGACGAAACGGTTGTCGACGTCCTCACTGACAACGGAATCGGCGTGCTGGCACTGTCCAGCCCGATGGAGGCGGCTCCGTATCCGGTCCCGGTCGCCTTCGGGTACGACCCGGCGACCGATAGCCTGGCGTTTCACCTTTCAGAGAGCGACGAGAGCCAGAAACACCGCTATCTGACGGCTGACGCCACCGTCGGGTTCACCGTGTACGAAGAGACAGAACCCAAATCCGTGTGGCGAAGCGTCGTGGTTACGGGTGAGCTGGTAGAGGCGACATATGACGAGGTAGAGCCAGCCCTCGCCTCGCTGGCCAGCAACACACAGTTCGCCCCGAATCCAGTCAGCTGGGACGACACATCGACGACGACGCCGTACGAACTCCGAATCGACGACTGGTACGGACGAGAATTCCGAGTCGGGTGA
- a CDS encoding bacteriohemerythrin, which produces MGTDSTGEFAEWDEERYSTNIERFDEQHKRLFGLLNDLHTAMNEGHSEEEVGDILRELERYTEYHFGDEEEFMQNCGYAMDCSDCFYNHREMHEEFAGKVQELREKHENGEYVTMEVLTVARDWLDAHIAAGDEDQNYADYFQSEVSDDYEYEPGQLYQDRTASEDPVPVDRQPEDAGVRLDSDVYDGGSLSVPEGSVAAWFEDIVSDHGDRTAALVRDDGEFVERSFEEMAERAKAVAGGLLSTELRPGDRLAIRAQSQYEWSVLDLACHFAGLVPVALYPSASNDRAAQIIERTGATGLVAAGDEAGDLSMAVETVLDFEALPTAEARVLPGLQTDGDEVATVAFDVAAPAEKAGCALTHRNLLAAAESLREGLPTGPGATGTCSLPLAHIYQRVATYYLWATGSAVAYLEAEEFVEQLAAVKPDVLVGVPKMYQQLYGTIQDRLGDMGWMKRKVGGRVASYGQGIVEGRGTPLKYRAAKRLVYKPLRRETGLSNLTYALSGTGRLDDHLLYFFRGLGVPICELYGSVGTTGVGALNPAASFVEESIGDPMPGVEIAVSESREILVRGPTVLGGFLDGDQTGAQTLRDDWYHTGEVGEVGPDGELSLAE; this is translated from the coding sequence ATGGGCACAGACTCGACGGGGGAGTTTGCCGAGTGGGACGAAGAACGGTACAGCACAAATATCGAACGGTTCGATGAGCAGCACAAGCGCCTGTTCGGGCTGCTGAACGACCTCCATACGGCGATGAACGAGGGCCACTCCGAGGAGGAAGTCGGTGACATCCTCCGGGAACTCGAACGCTACACGGAGTACCATTTCGGTGACGAAGAGGAGTTCATGCAGAACTGTGGCTACGCCATGGACTGCAGCGACTGTTTCTACAATCACCGCGAAATGCACGAGGAGTTCGCTGGAAAAGTACAAGAGCTCCGCGAGAAACACGAGAACGGGGAGTACGTCACGATGGAGGTCCTGACAGTCGCCCGGGACTGGCTCGATGCGCATATCGCCGCCGGCGACGAGGACCAGAACTACGCTGACTACTTCCAGAGCGAAGTCAGCGACGACTACGAGTACGAACCCGGACAGTTGTATCAGGACCGAACAGCGTCGGAGGACCCCGTGCCAGTTGACCGGCAGCCCGAAGACGCCGGCGTGCGCCTCGACAGCGACGTCTACGACGGTGGCTCGCTTTCGGTTCCGGAGGGGTCGGTCGCGGCCTGGTTCGAAGACATCGTTTCGGACCACGGGGACCGGACCGCGGCGCTCGTCCGGGATGACGGCGAGTTCGTCGAGCGGAGTTTCGAGGAGATGGCCGAGCGGGCGAAGGCGGTCGCGGGCGGGCTCCTCTCGACGGAACTGCGTCCCGGGGATCGACTGGCCATCAGAGCCCAGTCCCAGTACGAGTGGTCCGTGCTCGACCTGGCCTGTCATTTCGCCGGACTCGTCCCGGTCGCACTCTACCCGTCTGCGAGCAACGACCGAGCAGCCCAGATCATCGAGCGGACCGGCGCGACCGGACTCGTGGCAGCGGGAGACGAGGCCGGGGATCTCTCGATGGCCGTCGAAACCGTGCTCGACTTCGAGGCGCTACCGACTGCTGAGGCGAGAGTGCTCCCCGGCCTGCAGACTGACGGTGACGAGGTTGCGACAGTCGCGTTCGACGTGGCAGCCCCTGCGGAGAAGGCCGGCTGCGCGCTGACACACCGGAATCTACTGGCGGCAGCAGAGAGTCTCCGGGAGGGGCTTCCCACCGGCCCCGGCGCGACCGGGACGTGTTCGCTCCCGCTGGCACACATCTATCAACGTGTCGCGACGTACTACCTCTGGGCGACCGGGAGCGCCGTCGCCTACCTTGAGGCCGAGGAGTTCGTGGAACAGCTCGCGGCCGTCAAGCCCGACGTGCTCGTCGGGGTCCCGAAGATGTACCAGCAGCTCTACGGGACGATACAGGACCGTCTCGGCGACATGGGCTGGATGAAGCGGAAGGTCGGCGGTCGAGTGGCATCCTACGGGCAGGGTATCGTCGAGGGGCGGGGAACACCGCTGAAGTACAGGGCCGCCAAGCGACTCGTCTACAAGCCGTTGCGACGAGAGACAGGGTTATCAAACCTCACCTACGCCCTCTCCGGGACAGGCCGGCTGGACGATCATCTGCTGTACTTCTTCCGGGGGCTGGGCGTTCCGATATGCGAACTATACGGCTCCGTCGGAACAACCGGTGTCGGCGCGCTGAATCCGGCTGCGTCCTTCGTTGAGGAGTCAATCGGCGACCCAATGCCGGGCGTGGAAATCGCTGTCTCGGAAAGCAGGGAGATACTGGTCCGTGGCCCGACTGTCCTCGGTGGGTTCCTCGACGGCGACCAGACTGGCGCACAGACGCTCCGGGACGACTGGTATCACACCGGCGAAGTCGGTGAGGTGGGGCCAGACGGGGAACTGTCGCTCGCCGAGTGA